The Actinopolyspora erythraea genome has a segment encoding these proteins:
- the yidC gene encoding membrane protein insertase YidC — MEQFFGFILYPVSGLLWVWHQLFGAVFGPDQGISWILSVFFLVFTLRVLLLKPALSQIRAGRKMQKFAPQMQKIREKYKNDRQKMAQEMQRMQSEQGVNPLGGCLPALVQIPVFLSLFHVLRGFDPSEDSNFAFGREGVQSFVNADIFGAKLSNWITQSEQQLEQFDTTRADMIMVGIPLMIVASVATYFTMRMSMKRQSDAAMANPQSAMMGKVMMYLAPIGALVSGWFLPLAVLFYWLANNVWTLGQQHFLTNKVDREEERRKEEEIAAKKEAPRPKPGQKPKRDRQGSGGAATDEDVEAEAGTGDSEEDGGPTGAKSGSPSKNGSAGKKTTQGANGSKTGSGGSKSAAGAKSGGGSGGAAKSGAKSSGSGGGSGNKKGQQSKNRSGKQTAAQRSQKKRR, encoded by the coding sequence GTGGAGCAATTCTTCGGCTTTATCCTCTACCCGGTCTCCGGGCTCCTCTGGGTCTGGCATCAGCTCTTCGGTGCCGTGTTCGGCCCGGATCAGGGCATCAGTTGGATACTCTCCGTCTTCTTCCTGGTGTTCACGCTGCGCGTGCTGCTGCTCAAGCCCGCGCTGAGCCAGATCCGGGCGGGGCGCAAGATGCAGAAGTTCGCCCCGCAGATGCAGAAGATCCGGGAGAAGTACAAGAACGACCGCCAGAAGATGGCGCAGGAGATGCAGCGGATGCAGTCCGAGCAGGGGGTCAACCCGCTCGGTGGTTGTCTTCCGGCGCTCGTGCAGATCCCGGTCTTCCTGAGCCTGTTCCACGTGCTGCGTGGTTTCGACCCCAGCGAGGACAGCAACTTCGCCTTCGGTAGGGAGGGCGTTCAGTCCTTCGTCAACGCCGACATATTCGGTGCCAAGCTCTCCAACTGGATCACCCAGTCCGAACAGCAGTTGGAGCAGTTCGACACCACCCGCGCCGACATGATCATGGTGGGCATCCCGCTGATGATCGTCGCATCGGTGGCCACCTACTTCACGATGCGGATGTCGATGAAGCGGCAGTCCGACGCCGCGATGGCCAATCCGCAGAGCGCGATGATGGGCAAGGTCATGATGTATCTCGCCCCGATCGGCGCCCTGGTCTCCGGCTGGTTCCTGCCGCTGGCCGTGCTGTTCTACTGGCTCGCCAACAACGTCTGGACCCTGGGCCAGCAGCACTTCCTCACCAACAAGGTGGACCGGGAGGAAGAGCGCAGGAAGGAAGAGGAGATCGCGGCCAAGAAGGAGGCCCCGCGCCCCAAGCCGGGGCAGAAACCCAAGCGCGATCGGCAGGGCTCCGGAGGCGCGGCGACGGACGAGGACGTCGAGGCCGAGGCGGGTACCGGCGATTCGGAGGAGGACGGCGGTCCCACCGGGGCGAAGAGCGGCTCCCCTTCGAAGAACGGGTCCGCGGGCAAGAAGACCACCCAGGGGGCCAACGGTTCCAAGACCGGCTCCGGCGGTTCGAAGTCGGCGGCGGGGGCCAAGTCCGGCGGTGGTTCGGGCGGCGCGGCCAAGAGCGGCGCCAAGTCCTCGGGCTCGGGCGGTGGATCCGGGAACAAGAAGGGCCAGCAGTCCAAGAACCGCTCGGGCAAGCAGACGGCCGCACAACGCAGCCAGAAGAAGCGACGTTGA
- a CDS encoding NADPH-dependent FMN reductase — protein MTDEKLRVAVIIGSVREGRFGPTVGEWTAAEAERHGDFEVDLVDLAEVELPIDMGGAPATAGAATVAKRPVHERLEAADAFVVVTAEYNRSFPAALKNAIDHHKSEWYAKPVGLVSYGGIAGGLHAVENLRQVFAEVRAMTVRDTVSFQWAAQAFDEEGFPKDRAGSSAAAKTMFDDLSWWAKALKEAKEKRPYER, from the coding sequence ATGACCGACGAGAAGCTACGCGTGGCAGTGATCATCGGCAGCGTCCGGGAAGGACGCTTCGGCCCCACGGTGGGCGAGTGGACAGCCGCCGAGGCCGAGCGCCACGGGGACTTCGAGGTGGACCTGGTGGACCTGGCCGAGGTGGAACTGCCGATCGACATGGGAGGGGCACCGGCCACGGCCGGTGCCGCCACGGTCGCGAAACGCCCGGTGCACGAGCGACTCGAAGCCGCCGACGCGTTCGTGGTGGTCACCGCCGAGTACAACCGCAGTTTCCCCGCCGCGCTGAAGAACGCGATCGATCACCACAAGTCCGAGTGGTACGCGAAACCGGTCGGGCTGGTCTCCTACGGCGGCATCGCGGGCGGGCTGCACGCGGTGGAGAACCTCAGGCAGGTCTTCGCCGAGGTCCGGGCCATGACCGTCCGGGACACCGTGAGTTTCCAGTGGGCCGCGCAGGCCTTCGACGAGGAGGGCTTCCCCAAGGACAGGGCGGGCAGCAGCGCGGCGGCCAAGACGATGTTCGACGACCTCTCCTGGTGGGCCAAGGCCCTCAAGGAGGCGAAGGAGAAGCGCCCCTACGAGCGCTGA
- a CDS encoding ABC transporter ATP-binding protein produces MSLSAEEVSWHAGGKLIVDGVSIAPREGATVGLLGPNGSGKSSLLRLLSGVRPASDGVVRLDGSPIDRVGRGNVARRVAVVEQQAGTEVDMSVLDVVRLGRIPHRRAWAAATAEDEAAVRSAVEYTRLRDKVDRSWHTLSGGERQRVQIARALAQQPKELLLDEPTNHLDIQHQLELLGLVVRIPVTSVIALHDLNLAAMFCDHLLVLARGRAVAAGSPEEVLTEELIAEVYNVRARVDPEGPGGRPAIRFFPD; encoded by the coding sequence ATGAGTTTGTCAGCGGAGGAGGTTTCCTGGCACGCGGGCGGGAAGCTGATAGTCGACGGGGTCAGCATCGCTCCGCGGGAGGGGGCGACCGTCGGCCTGCTCGGTCCGAACGGCTCGGGCAAGTCCAGCCTGCTGCGACTGCTGTCGGGGGTGCGTCCGGCATCGGACGGTGTGGTCCGGCTCGACGGTTCCCCGATCGATCGGGTCGGCCGGGGGAACGTGGCCCGCAGGGTGGCCGTGGTCGAACAGCAGGCGGGAACCGAGGTGGACATGAGCGTGCTGGACGTGGTCCGGCTCGGCCGCATCCCGCACCGGCGCGCGTGGGCCGCCGCGACGGCCGAGGACGAGGCGGCGGTGCGCTCGGCCGTGGAGTACACCAGGTTGCGGGACAAGGTCGACCGGTCCTGGCACACCCTCTCCGGCGGGGAGCGCCAGCGGGTCCAGATCGCGCGGGCGCTCGCCCAGCAACCGAAGGAACTGCTGCTGGACGAGCCCACGAACCATCTGGACATCCAGCACCAGCTGGAACTGCTCGGGTTGGTGGTCCGGATCCCGGTGACCAGCGTCATAGCGCTGCACGACCTCAACCTCGCCGCCATGTTCTGCGATCACCTGCTGGTGCTCGCGCGGGGCCGTGCCGTGGCGGCGGGCTCCCCGGAAGAGGTGCTCACCGAGGAGCTCATAGCCGAGGTCTACAACGTGCGAGCCCGGGTGGACCCGGAGGGGCCGGGAGGGCGTCCCGCCATCCGGTTCTTCCCGGACTGA
- a CDS encoding FecCD family ABC transporter permease: protein MSALLARARGGAAAALWLAGLVLLGLSIALTITIGPADIAVTNVWAVVGEQLGFGDAGLSLIREGIIWDLRLPRTVLAAVCGAGLGLCGVIMQSLLRNPLADPYVLGISSGASTGAVLVVVLGIGSGVLSLSLGAFLGSLVSFTLVMLLSHFVGGTADRVILAGVAAMQLFSALTSFIVMSAADARQTRSVLFWLLGSLSGTGWFEVWLCLGALLAVLLVCTAKAGSLDAFTFGQDAAASLGVAVARTRMLLLVVTALLTATLVSSSGAIGFVGLVLPHAARAIVGPGHSRLLPTTALAGAIFLVWIDTIARTALDPQEIPVGVMTSLVGVPAFVVILYRSRKVH from the coding sequence GTGAGCGCTCTGCTCGCCCGAGCGCGCGGAGGTGCCGCGGCCGCTCTCTGGCTGGCCGGTCTGGTGCTGCTCGGGCTCTCCATCGCACTCACCATCACGATCGGCCCGGCCGACATCGCCGTGACCAACGTGTGGGCGGTGGTGGGCGAGCAGCTCGGTTTCGGTGACGCCGGACTCTCGCTGATCCGTGAGGGGATCATCTGGGACCTGCGGCTGCCCCGCACCGTGCTGGCGGCGGTGTGCGGGGCCGGGCTCGGGCTGTGCGGCGTGATCATGCAGTCGCTGCTGCGCAACCCGCTGGCCGATCCCTACGTGCTGGGGATCTCCTCCGGGGCCTCCACCGGGGCTGTGCTGGTCGTGGTGCTGGGTATCGGCAGCGGGGTGCTCTCGCTGTCGCTCGGCGCGTTCCTCGGTTCGCTGGTCTCGTTCACACTGGTGATGCTGCTGAGCCACTTCGTGGGCGGCACCGCCGACCGCGTGATCCTCGCCGGTGTCGCGGCCATGCAGCTGTTCTCGGCGCTGACCTCGTTCATCGTGATGTCGGCCGCCGACGCCCGCCAGACGCGCAGCGTGCTGTTCTGGCTGCTCGGCTCGCTGAGCGGCACCGGTTGGTTCGAGGTGTGGTTGTGCCTGGGCGCGCTGCTCGCGGTGCTGCTGGTGTGCACCGCCAAGGCGGGTTCGCTGGACGCGTTCACCTTCGGCCAGGACGCGGCCGCCTCGCTCGGTGTCGCGGTGGCGCGCACCCGGATGCTGCTGCTGGTGGTGACGGCACTGCTGACGGCCACGCTGGTCAGTTCCTCCGGGGCCATCGGTTTCGTGGGACTGGTGCTGCCGCACGCGGCCCGCGCCATCGTCGGTCCCGGGCACAGCAGGCTGCTGCCCACCACCGCGCTGGCGGGGGCGATCTTTCTGGTGTGGATCGACACGATCGCTCGGACGGCACTCGACCCACAGGAGATCCCGGTGGGCGTGATGACCTCGTTGGTGGGGGTGCCCGCGTTCGTGGTCATCCTCTACCGCAGTCGCAAGGTGCACTAG
- a CDS encoding ABC transporter substrate-binding protein — protein MKRSSRVLSLTCLIPLGVGLLTACGSGSETSAAQDDAAGYPRTVENCGREITIEAPPERAVSLNQGSTEILLSLGLADRMVGTATWTDPVLRDLAEANSKVPRLADNAPSYERVLAEEPDFVSASFESTFQEVSSRDDFAELGVPTYLSSADCVKNNEGDGDGVRGEPLQMSTVYREVEELARVFDVPERGEELVEELRGRLEKASADIDASGVSMLYWFANKESPYMAGCCGAPGIITEEIGAKNVFDDTKKEWPQINWETVAQRDPDVLVIGDLTRESQTAEEAAQKIEFLENNPVTKHMDAVRDDRYIRLSGAAMNPSIRTVDGVERVAAKLREFGLVE, from the coding sequence ATGAAGAGATCGTCCCGTGTCTTATCCCTGACCTGCCTGATTCCGCTCGGTGTCGGACTGCTGACCGCGTGCGGCAGCGGTTCGGAGACCTCCGCCGCTCAGGACGACGCCGCCGGTTACCCCAGGACCGTCGAGAACTGCGGCAGGGAGATCACGATCGAGGCCCCGCCGGAGCGCGCGGTCTCGCTGAACCAGGGCTCGACCGAGATCCTGCTCTCCCTCGGCCTCGCCGACCGCATGGTCGGTACCGCCACCTGGACCGACCCGGTCCTGCGGGATCTGGCGGAAGCCAACTCGAAGGTTCCCAGGCTCGCGGACAACGCCCCCTCCTACGAGCGGGTGCTGGCCGAGGAACCGGACTTCGTCTCCGCGTCCTTCGAGAGCACCTTCCAGGAGGTCTCCTCCCGCGACGACTTCGCCGAGCTGGGGGTGCCCACCTATCTCTCCTCCGCCGACTGCGTCAAGAACAACGAGGGCGACGGGGACGGCGTGCGCGGCGAACCGCTGCAGATGAGCACCGTCTACCGGGAGGTCGAGGAGCTCGCGCGGGTCTTCGACGTCCCCGAGCGCGGTGAGGAGCTCGTCGAGGAGCTGCGCGGCAGGCTGGAGAAGGCCTCCGCCGACATCGACGCCTCCGGCGTGAGCATGCTCTACTGGTTCGCCAACAAGGAGTCGCCCTACATGGCCGGCTGCTGCGGCGCGCCCGGCATCATCACCGAGGAGATCGGCGCGAAGAACGTCTTCGACGACACGAAGAAGGAATGGCCCCAGATCAACTGGGAGACCGTCGCCCAGCGCGATCCCGACGTGTTGGTCATCGGTGACCTGACCCGCGAGAGCCAGACCGCCGAGGAAGCCGCCCAGAAGATCGAGTTCCTGGAGAACAACCCGGTCACCAAGCACATGGACGCCGTGCGCGACGACCGCTACATCCGGCTCAGCGGTGCCGCCATGAACCCGTCGATCCGCACCGTCGACGGGGTGGAACGGGTCGCGGCCAAGCTGCGTGAGTTCGGGCTCGTCGAGTGA
- a CDS encoding NAD(P)/FAD-dependent oxidoreductase: protein MAGKSDPTRILILGGGYVGMYTALRLQSKLGRREASVTVVDPQPHMTYQPFLPEAAAGNVEPRHVVAPLRRVLKRCHVLTARVTEVNHEKRSVTVEDAEGISSDLGYDVLVVALGSVSRLLPIPGLAEQGIGLKTVGEAIYLRNHVLAKMDAAANTTDPELRKRLLNFTFVGGGYAGTEALAELEDMARYATRYYESISREDMSWSLIEAAGRIMPEVSEKMGVYTVKALEERGIKVYLNTFLKSVENGHAVLSDGTEFDTDTLVWNAGVKANPVLKNSDLPLDERGRVKATSHLRVEGHPEVWAAGDCSAVPDLSKAEEDPNATCAPSAQHAVRQANQLAKNLISALRGRKTEAYHHRYAGSVAGLGLYKGVADVYGFKAKGFLAWFMHRTYHVSKMPTFNRKARIVIDWTLAFLFRREVVSMGQIQNPRADFKRAASS, encoded by the coding sequence ATGGCTGGTAAATCCGATCCCACCCGGATTCTCATCCTCGGCGGCGGCTACGTCGGCATGTACACCGCGTTGCGCCTGCAGTCCAAGCTCGGCCGCCGTGAGGCTTCGGTGACGGTCGTCGACCCTCAGCCGCATATGACCTACCAGCCCTTCCTTCCGGAAGCGGCGGCGGGCAACGTTGAGCCCCGTCACGTGGTAGCGCCGTTGCGACGAGTGTTGAAGCGGTGTCACGTTCTCACCGCGCGTGTCACGGAGGTCAACCACGAGAAGCGATCGGTCACGGTGGAGGATGCCGAGGGCATCTCCAGTGACCTGGGCTATGACGTGCTCGTTGTCGCACTCGGGTCCGTCTCTCGTCTGCTGCCGATTCCGGGTCTGGCCGAACAAGGCATAGGTCTCAAGACCGTGGGCGAAGCGATCTATCTGCGCAACCACGTGTTGGCGAAGATGGACGCCGCCGCGAACACCACCGACCCCGAGCTGCGCAAGCGCCTGCTGAACTTCACCTTCGTCGGTGGTGGTTACGCGGGTACCGAGGCGCTGGCCGAGCTGGAGGACATGGCCAGGTACGCCACCCGCTACTACGAGTCCATCTCCCGCGAGGACATGAGCTGGTCGCTGATCGAGGCGGCCGGGCGGATCATGCCCGAGGTCAGCGAGAAGATGGGCGTCTACACCGTCAAGGCCCTCGAGGAGCGGGGGATCAAGGTCTACCTGAACACCTTCCTGAAGTCGGTGGAGAACGGCCACGCCGTGCTCTCGGACGGCACCGAGTTCGACACCGACACCCTGGTCTGGAACGCCGGTGTGAAGGCCAACCCCGTGCTCAAGAACAGCGATCTTCCGCTGGACGAGCGCGGCAGGGTCAAGGCGACCTCGCACCTGAGGGTCGAGGGTCACCCCGAGGTCTGGGCCGCGGGTGACTGCTCGGCGGTACCGGACCTGTCCAAGGCCGAGGAGGACCCCAACGCCACCTGCGCCCCTTCGGCGCAGCACGCCGTCCGGCAGGCGAACCAGTTGGCGAAGAACCTCATCTCCGCGCTGCGCGGGCGCAAGACCGAGGCCTACCACCACCGCTACGCGGGGTCGGTGGCCGGTCTGGGGCTGTACAAGGGTGTCGCCGACGTGTACGGCTTCAAGGCCAAGGGCTTCCTGGCGTGGTTCATGCACCGCACCTACCACGTGAGCAAGATGCCGACCTTCAACCGCAAGGCTCGCATCGTCATCGACTGGACGCTGGCGTTCCTGTTCCGTCGGGAGGTCGTCTCGATGGGGCAGATCCAGAACCCGCGCGCCGACTTCAAGCGCGCCGCTTCCAGCTGA
- a CDS encoding uracil-DNA glycosylase family protein codes for MAELDEAVTRCSACPRLVSWRERVAVEKRAAFREQSYWGRPVPGFGPADASLALVGLAPAAHGANRTGRMFTGDRSGEVLYRALFDVGLASAPNSESADDGLRLYGTRITAPVRCAPPANKPTPAERDTCSPWLARELELLRPTLRVVVVLGGYGWQALLPVLAAAGWEVPRPKPRFGHGARVGLGDAGGGELLLLGCYHVSQQNTFTGRLTPEMLRAVLTEARDTAGLGPVG; via the coding sequence TTGGCCGAGCTGGACGAGGCGGTCACCCGCTGCTCCGCATGCCCGAGGCTGGTGAGCTGGCGCGAGCGGGTGGCGGTGGAGAAACGCGCCGCCTTCCGCGAGCAGTCGTACTGGGGCAGGCCCGTGCCGGGGTTCGGGCCCGCGGACGCCTCGCTGGCACTCGTGGGGCTGGCCCCGGCCGCCCACGGCGCCAACCGGACGGGGCGCATGTTCACCGGGGACCGCTCCGGGGAGGTGCTCTACCGCGCGCTGTTCGACGTGGGCCTGGCCTCGGCGCCGAACTCCGAGTCGGCCGACGACGGTCTGCGGCTGTACGGCACGCGGATCACCGCCCCGGTGCGGTGTGCCCCTCCGGCGAACAAGCCGACTCCGGCCGAGCGCGACACCTGCTCTCCGTGGTTGGCGCGGGAACTGGAGTTGCTGCGCCCGACCCTGCGGGTCGTGGTGGTGCTGGGCGGTTACGGCTGGCAGGCCCTGCTGCCGGTCCTGGCGGCGGCCGGGTGGGAGGTGCCCCGCCCGAAGCCGAGGTTCGGGCACGGCGCGCGGGTCGGGCTGGGCGATGCCGGGGGTGGTGAGCTGTTGCTGCTGGGCTGCTACCACGTCAGTCAGCAGAACACCTTCACCGGCAGGCTCACCCCGGAGATGCTGCGCGCGGTGCTCACCGAGGCGAGGGACACGGCCGGACTCGGGCCGGTCGGCTGA
- a CDS encoding S10 family peptidase: protein MTASEETDNTGEASRQSSTTTAEPSDELVSTHHTITANGKQLSYTATAGRYVLREESYTDGKFDGHVAGAEMFVTSYVADSPDSGDRPVTFAFNGGPGAASTFLHLGLLGPRRVVSGDAGQLAAPPYGLADNPETLLAHSDLVFIDPVSTGFSRAVRGGKPGDFHGYRRDIESVAELIRLWTTRNGRWLSPKYLAGESYGTLRAASLAEHLQSKHGLYPNGLLLISAVLDMGTIRFTEGNDLPYSLYLPTYAAIAHHHGKHGERPLREVLDEAEEFASRDYPWVLRKGARLSDEDRAEAVRRTAELTGLSHDYVDRVNLRIEHLRFFTELLRDRRLTVGRMDGRFTGWEPDAGGEHLSDDPSVSGVMGAYSAGINHYLRQELDYASDLPYEVLSARVHPWSYEDFEGMSVTATDKLAKAMRTNPHLRVHVGCGHTDGATPYFAAEHTLAQLEIPRELRDNIEVRYYPAGHMMYVHEPSRIKQSADLAEFVSR from the coding sequence ATGACAGCCAGTGAGGAAACCGACAACACCGGCGAGGCGAGCCGGCAGTCGAGCACGACCACCGCGGAGCCGAGCGACGAGCTCGTTAGCACGCACCACACGATCACGGCCAACGGCAAGCAGCTCTCCTACACCGCCACCGCAGGCCGGTACGTGCTGCGGGAGGAGAGCTACACCGACGGCAAGTTCGACGGGCACGTCGCGGGCGCGGAGATGTTCGTGACCTCCTACGTCGCCGACTCCCCCGACTCGGGGGACCGACCGGTCACGTTCGCGTTCAACGGTGGCCCGGGAGCGGCCAGCACCTTCCTGCACCTGGGACTCCTCGGGCCGCGCAGGGTGGTCTCCGGGGACGCCGGCCAGCTCGCCGCGCCCCCCTACGGCCTGGCGGACAACCCGGAGACGCTGCTGGCCCACAGCGACCTGGTGTTCATCGACCCGGTCTCCACCGGCTTCTCCCGGGCGGTGCGGGGCGGCAAGCCGGGCGACTTCCACGGCTACCGGCGCGACATCGAGTCGGTGGCGGAGCTGATCCGGCTGTGGACCACGCGCAACGGCCGCTGGCTCTCCCCCAAGTACCTGGCCGGAGAGTCCTACGGCACGCTGCGGGCGGCCTCGCTGGCCGAGCACCTGCAGAGCAAGCACGGGCTCTACCCGAACGGGCTGCTGCTGATCTCGGCGGTGCTGGACATGGGGACCATACGCTTCACCGAGGGCAACGACCTGCCCTACAGCCTGTACCTGCCGACCTACGCCGCGATCGCGCACCACCACGGCAAGCACGGGGAGCGGCCGCTGCGCGAGGTGCTCGACGAGGCCGAGGAGTTCGCCTCGCGGGACTACCCCTGGGTGCTGCGGAAGGGGGCCCGGCTGTCGGACGAGGACCGCGCCGAGGCGGTCCGGCGCACCGCCGAGCTGACCGGGCTGAGCCACGACTACGTGGACCGGGTGAACCTGCGGATCGAGCACCTGCGGTTCTTCACCGAACTGCTGCGGGACCGGCGCCTGACCGTCGGCCGGATGGACGGCCGCTTCACCGGCTGGGAACCCGACGCCGGCGGCGAGCACCTCTCCGACGACCCCAGCGTCTCGGGAGTCATGGGGGCCTACTCTGCGGGGATCAACCACTACCTGCGGCAGGAACTGGACTACGCCAGCGACCTGCCCTACGAGGTGCTCTCGGCACGGGTCCACCCGTGGTCCTACGAGGACTTCGAGGGGATGTCGGTGACCGCCACGGACAAGCTGGCCAAGGCGATGCGCACCAATCCGCACCTGCGGGTGCACGTGGGATGCGGCCACACCGACGGCGCCACGCCGTACTTCGCGGCCGAGCACACCCTGGCCCAGTTGGAGATCCCGAGGGAGCTGCGCGACAACATCGAGGTCCGCTACTACCCCGCCGGGCACATGATGTACGTGCACGAGCCCTCGCGGATCAAGCAGTCCGCCGATCTCGCCGAGTTCGTCTCTCGGTGA
- a CDS encoding ABC transporter ATP-binding protein, with protein MSEPILQVRDLVKHFPVQQGIVFKKTIGHVRAVDGVSFDLNRGETLGIVGESGCGKSTLAQVLMRLEQPTSGSALFEGVDMFGKKSASQLRQLRRDMQIVLQDPYTSLNPRKTVGDIVGEPFEIHPEVAPKGDRQRRVQELLDTVGLNPEHVRRYPHQFSGGQRQRIGIARALALKPKVIVCDEPVSALDVSIQAQVMNLLAELQSEFGLSYIFIAHDLGVVRHLSDRVGVMYLGKMVENGTEDQIYEQPQHPYTQALLSSVPVPDPSVRDRREAIRLTGDVPSPANPPSGCRFRTRCWKAQDICAEQEPELAVRRDGGRIDLELADGHPSACHFAERHEHVVS; from the coding sequence GTGAGTGAGCCGATCCTGCAAGTTCGCGACCTGGTCAAGCACTTCCCGGTGCAGCAGGGGATCGTGTTCAAAAAGACCATCGGCCACGTGCGGGCGGTGGACGGGGTCTCCTTCGACCTCAACCGGGGCGAGACGCTGGGCATCGTCGGTGAGTCCGGTTGCGGCAAGTCCACCCTGGCCCAGGTGCTGATGCGGCTGGAGCAGCCCACCAGCGGCAGCGCGCTGTTCGAGGGCGTCGACATGTTCGGCAAGAAGAGCGCGTCCCAGCTGCGTCAGCTGCGCAGGGACATGCAGATCGTGCTGCAGGACCCCTACACCTCGCTGAACCCGCGCAAGACGGTGGGCGACATCGTGGGGGAGCCGTTCGAGATCCACCCCGAGGTGGCGCCGAAGGGCGACCGGCAGCGGCGGGTACAGGAGCTGCTCGACACCGTCGGGCTCAACCCGGAGCACGTGCGGCGCTATCCGCACCAGTTCTCCGGGGGGCAGCGGCAGCGGATCGGCATCGCCCGGGCGCTGGCGCTCAAGCCCAAGGTGATCGTCTGCGACGAGCCGGTCTCCGCGCTGGACGTCTCGATCCAGGCGCAGGTGATGAACCTGCTCGCCGAGCTGCAGTCCGAGTTCGGGCTGTCCTACATCTTCATCGCCCACGACCTCGGAGTGGTACGCCACCTCTCCGACCGGGTGGGCGTGATGTACCTGGGCAAGATGGTCGAGAACGGCACCGAGGATCAGATCTACGAGCAGCCGCAGCACCCCTACACCCAGGCGCTGCTGTCCTCGGTTCCCGTGCCCGACCCCTCGGTGCGCGACCGCAGGGAGGCCATCCGGCTCACCGGCGACGTGCCCAGCCCGGCGAACCCGCCGTCCGGCTGCCGGTTCCGCACCAGGTGCTGGAAGGCGCAGGACATCTGCGCCGAGCAGGAGCCCGAGCTGGCCGTGCGGCGCGACGGCGGCCGCATCGACCTCGAACTGGCCGACGGGCACCCCAGTGCCTGCCACTTCGCCGAGCGACACGAGCACGTCGTCTCCTGA
- a CDS encoding ABC transporter ATP-binding protein — protein sequence MSATDESTGGSTKPRLLEVEDLHVEFRTREATANVLNGVGYHVDAGETLAVLGESGSGKSVTAQSVMGILDTPPGFVTKGAIRYRGEELLSATEDRRRELRGENMAMIFQDALSALNPVYTVGFQIAEQFRFRRGMSRKDAMTKAAEMLDLVKIPNAKQRVKEFPHQFSGGMRQRAMIAMSLALDPDLLIADEPTTALDVTVQAQIMDLLDELRRERGMGLILITHDLGVVAEVADRIAVMYAGRVVEESDAESLYERPAHPYTEGLMESIPRLDQKGEQLASIKGLPPNLANIPEGCPFHPRCHRATDECRRKVPELLELRPGRYSACHFAEELISSE from the coding sequence GTGTCGGCTACCGACGAGAGCACGGGCGGCTCGACGAAGCCGCGGCTGCTCGAAGTGGAAGACCTGCACGTCGAGTTCCGCACCCGCGAGGCGACGGCCAACGTGCTCAACGGGGTGGGATATCACGTCGACGCGGGGGAGACCCTCGCCGTGCTCGGCGAGTCCGGCTCCGGCAAGAGCGTCACGGCGCAGAGCGTGATGGGCATCCTGGACACTCCGCCGGGCTTCGTGACCAAGGGCGCCATCCGCTACCGCGGTGAGGAGCTCCTCTCCGCGACGGAGGATCGTCGCCGTGAGTTGCGGGGCGAGAACATGGCGATGATTTTCCAGGACGCCCTCTCCGCGCTCAACCCGGTTTACACCGTGGGATTCCAGATCGCCGAGCAGTTCCGCTTCCGGCGGGGGATGTCGCGCAAGGACGCGATGACCAAGGCCGCCGAGATGCTGGACCTGGTCAAGATCCCCAACGCCAAGCAGCGCGTGAAGGAGTTCCCGCACCAGTTCTCCGGTGGTATGCGGCAGCGGGCCATGATCGCCATGTCGCTGGCGCTGGACCCGGACCTGCTCATCGCCGACGAGCCGACCACCGCGCTGGACGTGACGGTGCAGGCCCAGATCATGGACCTGCTCGACGAGCTGCGCCGCGAACGCGGGATGGGACTGATCCTGATCACCCACGACCTCGGCGTGGTCGCCGAGGTCGCCGACCGCATCGCGGTGATGTACGCCGGTCGGGTGGTGGAGGAGTCCGACGCGGAGTCGCTGTACGAGCGCCCCGCGCACCCCTACACCGAGGGGCTGATGGAGTCCATTCCCCGGCTGGACCAGAAGGGCGAGCAGCTGGCCAGCATCAAGGGGCTCCCGCCCAACCTCGCGAACATCCCCGAGGGGTGCCCGTTCCACCCGCGCTGCCACCGCGCCACGGACGAGTGCCGCCGGAAGGTTCCGGAATTGCTCGAACTCCGCCCCGGGCGCTACAGCGCCTGCCACTTCGCCGAGGAGTTGATCAGCAGTGAGTGA